A genomic window from Variovorax paradoxus includes:
- a CDS encoding branched-chain amino acid ABC transporter substrate-binding protein: protein MKLKKAPLARIALACLLATAGAAHAQAQQTYKIAYIDPLSGPFANVGELMLMHTPYAIEDINAKGGVLGGTKLQLLQFDSKLSAQESQSALQAAIDQGAKAIVTGGSGSSVVTALVQSVARWNQRNPGKELIVLNHSSIDPEMTGKGCSFWHFQTEANTAMKMKALANYIKKTPDVKKVYLLNQDYAHGKQWASYGRQLVGLARPDIQFVGEALHPIGRVKDFAPYIANVKQSGADSVITGNWGQDMTLLLKAAGDAGYNLRYFNHSAGSVPGTVTAVSQAKLGQLTWVAEWHPGEADTPKVDALAKAYKAKTGKDFLAPRIDMTPRLLAAAINKAGSADTIKVARALEDLTFDSVVGPVRMRAEDHQLLLPQVVNTIVPVDGKTVKTGWEGTNYGFRTDAVYTGNELAQGTECKMVRP from the coding sequence ATGAAGTTGAAGAAGGCGCCATTGGCGCGGATCGCCCTTGCCTGCCTGCTGGCCACTGCCGGCGCCGCGCACGCGCAAGCACAGCAGACCTACAAGATCGCCTACATCGATCCGCTCTCCGGCCCCTTTGCCAACGTCGGCGAGCTGATGCTGATGCACACGCCGTACGCCATCGAGGACATCAACGCCAAGGGCGGCGTGCTCGGCGGCACCAAGCTCCAGCTGCTGCAGTTCGACAGCAAGCTCTCGGCGCAGGAGAGCCAGAGCGCGCTGCAGGCGGCGATCGACCAGGGTGCGAAAGCCATCGTCACCGGTGGTTCGGGCTCGTCGGTGGTCACGGCGCTGGTGCAGTCGGTGGCGCGCTGGAACCAGCGCAACCCGGGCAAGGAGCTGATCGTGCTGAACCATTCCTCCATCGACCCCGAGATGACGGGCAAGGGCTGCAGCTTCTGGCACTTCCAGACCGAGGCCAACACGGCGATGAAGATGAAGGCGCTGGCCAATTACATCAAGAAGACTCCTGATGTGAAGAAGGTCTATCTGCTGAACCAGGACTACGCGCACGGCAAGCAGTGGGCCAGCTATGGCCGCCAGCTGGTGGGCCTGGCGCGGCCGGACATCCAGTTCGTGGGCGAGGCGCTGCACCCCATCGGCCGCGTGAAAGACTTCGCGCCGTACATCGCCAACGTGAAGCAGAGCGGGGCCGATTCGGTCATTACCGGCAACTGGGGCCAGGACATGACGCTGCTGCTGAAGGCAGCGGGCGACGCGGGCTACAACCTGCGTTACTTCAACCACAGCGCGGGCTCGGTGCCGGGCACGGTCACTGCGGTGTCGCAGGCGAAGCTGGGGCAGCTGACCTGGGTGGCCGAATGGCACCCGGGCGAGGCTGACACGCCGAAGGTCGACGCGCTGGCCAAGGCCTACAAGGCCAAGACGGGCAAGGACTTCCTCGCGCCGCGCATCGACATGACGCCGCGCCTGCTGGCCGCGGCCATCAACAAGGCCGGCAGCGCCGACACCATCAAGGTGGCGCGGGCGCTCGAAGACCTGACGTTCGACTCGGTGGTGGGGCCGGTACGTATGCGTGCCGAAGACCACCAGTTGCTGCTGCCGCAGGTGGTCAACACCATCGTGCCGGTGGATGGCAAGACCGTGAAGACGGGCTGGGAAGGCACCAACTACGGCTTTCGCACTGACGCGGTCTATACCGGGAACGAGCTGGCGCAGGGGACTGAGTGCAAGATGGTTCGGCCCTGA
- a CDS encoding TetR/AcrR family transcriptional regulator, producing the protein MGITSATRHKPSGDQSDTTAQPHLPQGTGRQRAATQGTDLQRERILQAAAQLFAAQGYANTTMAQIVRALGVTKPFVYYYFRDKQEIFETLSWRPAVDCFTALDFAATDPRRASEKVLEGIERLIRATITHHPVAFFPYREPQVYRPEYIAAQKKLAHHFYDLLCPLLEEARRDGDLDFAETKITALAACSLPGFLYSWYRPGGRLSPDEVVAELTKLASRVIGLQAKN; encoded by the coding sequence ATGGGTATAACTTCCGCGACACGGCACAAACCCTCTGGGGACCAGAGCGACACGACGGCGCAGCCGCACCTGCCCCAGGGCACGGGCCGACAGCGCGCAGCCACGCAGGGCACCGACCTGCAGCGCGAGCGCATCCTGCAGGCGGCCGCGCAACTCTTTGCGGCACAGGGCTACGCGAACACCACCATGGCGCAGATCGTGCGCGCACTGGGCGTGACCAAGCCCTTCGTGTACTACTACTTCCGCGACAAGCAGGAGATCTTCGAAACGCTGTCGTGGCGCCCCGCGGTCGACTGCTTCACCGCGCTCGACTTCGCGGCCACCGACCCGCGCCGCGCGAGCGAGAAGGTGCTCGAAGGCATCGAGCGGCTGATTCGCGCGACCATCACGCATCACCCCGTCGCCTTCTTCCCCTACCGCGAGCCGCAGGTGTACCGGCCCGAGTACATCGCCGCGCAGAAGAAGCTCGCGCATCACTTCTACGACCTGCTGTGCCCGCTGCTCGAAGAAGCGCGGCGTGATGGCGATCTCGACTTTGCGGAAACCAAGATCACCGCGCTCGCGGCGTGCAGTTTGCCGGGCTTCCTGTACAGCTGGTACCGCCCGGGCGGGCGCCTGTCGCCCGACGAGGTGGTGGCCGAGCTCACGAAGCTGGCCAGCCGCGTGATCGGACTGCAAGCGAAGAACTGA